GACTATCACGGCAGAGGATGAGTATGGAAATGAATCTACTTGTGTCTTTACCTTGACTGTAGAAACCATACTTGGAGTTGACGATAACAACTTAGATGTTGCTATTGTTATGTATCCTAACCCTGCACAGAGTCAGGTAACTATTGCAAATAACTCTACGATCGCTCTTGACAAAGCTGCGATTTACGATATCAATGGAAAATTAGTAATGACTATCGACTTGCAAACCATGCAGGGAGAGAAGGTTATTGATATTTCGAGATTGGCATCGGGAGTATATATGGTTCAAATATCAAGTGATCAGGCTAGTGTTGTAAAACGACTCATAAAAGAGTAAGCCTTTACAGATAGTTAACCAACCAAAACCAAAAACCCCCTTCACGATTGTGAAGGGGGTTTTTAATTATAAACTATTTGGTGTTCTATTCGTTAGCCTGTTTTCCTTTTAAGGCATTAGGTCTAATCTTAAATTTTCCTCTTCTCGGGCGAAGTTTACCAAAAGTACCCAAGACAATTTTTCCTCTTTTGGTTTTTTTATCTCCCTTTCCCATTATTTTTTGTTCTGTTGTTTTTTAATGGTTTTTTCGTTGATATCGAATTTATTGGTCTTCTGATTTATATTTCCCGTTGGATTGGTGGGGTTTTTCTGTTCGGTCTTTCTTTCAAATTTT
This genomic stretch from Ulvibacter sp. MAR_2010_11 harbors:
- a CDS encoding 30S ribosomal protein THX, with amino-acid sequence MGKGDKKTKRGKIVLGTFGKLRPRRGKFKIRPNALKGKQANE